The stretch of DNA AGAAGTTGAGGGTCTGGATTTTTAGAGGAtagctgttgttttctttgttttgagacagagtctcgctgtgtcacccaggctggagtgcagtggcacgatctcggctcactgcaacctccacctcttgggttcaagtgattctcctgccacagcctccgaagtagctgggattacaggcgcacaccaccacacccagctaatttttgtatttctagtagagactgggtttcactgtgttggccaggctggtcttgacctcctgaccttgtgatccacccaccttggcttcccaaagtgctgggattacaggcgtgagccaccgcacctggcccttgttttcttttttttttttttttttttttttttttgagacggagtcttgctctgccgcccaggctggagtgcagtggccggctctcagctcactgcaagctccgcctcccgggttcacgccattctcctgtctcagcctcccgagtagctgggactacaggcgcccgcctcgtcgcccggctagttttttgtattttttagtagagacggggtttcaccatattagccaggatggtctggatctcctgacctcgtgatccgcccgtctcggcctcccaaagtgctgggattacaggcttgagccaccgcgcccggcctgttttcttaataatgacaacaaattttaattttataaaaatttcattcaaaaattagccgggcatggtggtgcatgtctgtaatcccagctactcgggaggctgaggcaggagaattgcttgaacccaggaggtggaggttgcggtgagctgagctgttgcaccactgcactctagcctgggtgacagactctgtctcaaaaaaaaaaaaaatgagagcccCAAGTAGAGTTAATGTGTGGCCCAGAATTGGCTTCCGGGTCATATATTCCTTGTAGCTTACCCAGAGCAATGACAGGAGAAAGAGTTGGAGGGCAGGTGGGGGTGGTCCCCACTGCTATCAAGACCCTGGACACAAGCAGGATGAGGAGGTGGGTGAGGGTGTAGATGAGGTCACCATGGAACACCATTGTGCCTGAGTTGGACACGGCTCATAAAGGGGGAGCCAGCCATCCCTCCCAGAGCTCCCCTCTCAAGAAGTTGGCAAGTGGGTGTCTAGTGAGGGAGAGGTGACACAGGCCAGGCAGGACTCATGATGGCAGGACTGCCCTTAGGCTGAGTGTATCTAGAACGCCATCTCTGTAGCCAGAGGGAGGCCAGAGTGCTGCTTCGGGACATTTCGGAGAGAGAGTAGCAGGAAGAGGAGAGTCAAGCCCCTCACCCCGGGCCTTGCAGGAAGGAGGACTGTAGATCCGGAGCCAGGGTGGGGTGCGGTTGGGGTCCCTGGAGCCTCACAGTCCTTCTCCCGCCCTGCTGCATCCCCAGGAGCCGCTCCCACTCAGGGGACCGCTACAGGCGGGGCGGCCGGGGCCTCAGGCACCACAGCAGTAGCCGCAGCCGCAGCAGCTGGTCCCTTAGTCCGTCCCGCAGTCGCAGCCTGACTCACAGCCGCAGccacagccccagccccagccagagCCGTAGCCACAGCCGCAGCCGCAGCCGCAGCCAGAGCCCCTCGCCATCACCCGCAAGAGAGAAGCTGACCAGGCCGGCCGCGTCCCCTGCTGTGGGCGAGAAGCTGAAAAAGTGAGCAGGGAGGGTCTGGAGGAAGAGGGCTGCCAACCTCAGGTGGGGAGGGCGAACGTCACCGTTTTCTTTTTGGGGAAACAGCCCTACCCCAGGAAGTCTGGGTGCCGGGGTATAGCCCTGGCTTGGGAGGGTGGATTTCAGGGGGACACAGCCCTGGCCTGGGGGGTCTGAGGAGGACACACCAAATCCTGGAGGATCTGCACAGTCAGAACCTTGTTCTTGATGAGGGTCAGAAGGGGCCAGGGCCCAGTCTTACAGGTTCTGTGGGGTCTGAGAGGGACATGGTCGTACCCTGGGGTCTCAGAAGGCCCATGACTTGGCCACCTGGTCTGAGGGCAGTGCTGAGGCTGGGGTCAGAGGTGGCAGCTGTCCTTTCCCCTTCCCAACCATGTCCTctggccctgcccccacccaggaCCGAACCTGCCGCTGGTAAAGAGACAGGAGCTGCCAAAGTCAGTAAGAATTTGGAACTCGCCCGTCTAATTCCCGTCAGCAGCAGTGCCCAAGAGCTGGGCCTGGTGGGCCTGCAGGGGGGCCCGGGTGGGCTGGGAGATCCAGCCCCAGGgactgggaggggaggggaagggtctGCCCCCAAGAGAACCATgtccctcttccctcctcactGGACACTGGGGCTCCATCTGTCACTGAGCCTCTGGGAGCTTCAGGGCTGTCCATagcctgcccctcctccccacgTCGTTCCCTGCCCCCCCGCCCCAAAAGCCCCAGGCTCTTGGCTGAGGTGGGTTGTGGGAGCTCTGGGACACCCACCCCCTCTCCCACctcttctcccccctccccagcccaAGCTGACGCCTCAGGAGAAGCTGAAACTGAGGATGCAGAAGGCGCTGAACAGGCAGTGTATGTTCTGCCCCGTCCCTCCAGGGTTTCACAGCTCTTCCCTTTGGCAGTGGGAGCAAGGAGACCCAGCACCACCTCGGGAGGCCTGGCCCTTCCCTGGAGAGTCTGCGCAGGCGCGGAAGTGCTCTGGGGAGGAGTGGGTTTGCATCAGTTCCGCTGCCGCCGTGCTGAGGCCTTTGCAGTCAGGTTGACCTGTCTGAGCTCAGCCTCGTTTTAGAGAGTGGGgctcttgccgggcgcggtggctcacgcctgtaatcccagtactttgggaggccaaggtgagtggatcacgaagtcaggagatcgagaccatcctggctaacacggtgaaaccccatctctactaaaaatacaaaaaattagccaggcatggtggccggctcctgtaatcccagcaactggggaggctgaggcaggaaaatggcgtgaacccgggaggcggagcttgcagtgagctgagatctcgccactgcactccagcctgggcaacagagggagactccatctcaaaaaaaagaaaaagagcagggCTCTTAAGGGCACCCCTCAGCCACTGTATATCTTCCTCCCTACAGTCAAGGCGGATAAGAAGGCGGCACAGGAGAAGATGATCCAGCAGGAGCATGAGCGGCAGGtgaagtggggaagggagggcTGGGGTGACGGGTAGGTGCTGGCCTGGCCACGTCCTCATAGCCCTGTCTGCTGCAGGAGCGGGAAGACGAGCTTCGAGCCATGGCCCGCAAGATCCGGATGAAGTAAGACCTTGCCCCTCCCTGTCCCATGGCCACACCTCCTGCTCCTGGGCTTCCTGGCCTTCCCACCACGGGCTCTTGGCTCGAGCCCTGCCCAGCTCCCTGTGGGTGGATGAAAGGCAGAGCCCTGCCTGGCCCTCAGGGCCGTACCCCACCGCCTCTCTTGCTCCTCTTCCTGAATTTCCTCCCTCCATTTCGGCCTGCCTCCCGCCACCACAACCTCGTCCCAGCTCTTCCAGCCTCCAAGTGCCAGTCACCTTTGCTGTTCTGTTGGCCTGGCAAGCTGTTCCTGATaccccttccccacccacccactGCCATGGGTctttctcctgtcccagcctgtTCATCTCCTAAGTGGAGACAGAGTCATTGTCTCACCTCACAGGCTGTTGGGGGGATTTGACAAGATCAAGGCCAGGCACGGAGAAGGCACCCAGTAGATGTAGCCATTGGGTTGCCAAGCCTGGCCACTGTGACGGAGACCATTTCAGCACTCAGTGTGTGCAGGTGCCCCAGTGCGGCAGGAAATGATGGGACTATCCTGCCTCCCTCTGTTCACAAGGCTTTCCTAGGCAGGGGGCTGGGATTCCAGTCAGCTCCGCCAGCTGGGGTCCCTCTGAACCCCGGGCCCCCTTTCCAAGCAGGGATTGGTGGCAGTACCGGCCCCCTTGGTTTATTGTCTTCCTCAGAGTAGGGTGTCGGAAGCACCTGCCCTCCCTGAGTTCAGTGTGTCCAGTGTTCTCGGCCAGATGCTAACGCCATGCCTTTGCAGGGAGAGGGAACGccgagagaaggagagagaagagtgggaaCGCCAGTACAGCCGGCAGAGTCGCTCACCCTCCCCCCGATACAGTGAGTGTCCCCACCTGGCTGGAGGGCTCTGGGGCTTTAAAGAAAAGTGTCAAGCagggttacaaaaaaaaaatagtacgtGTTCCACATTAGCCTTCCAGAAATGAAAGCTCTTaagacacacacacgtacacacacattgCTTTAGTCACAAGGTGATTGCAGAAATTAGAAGTGCTCATTCCGGCGTGGGCTGGTGAGGGGCACAGATCGCAGCCACTGGACTCTCTGGAAATGTCCCCTCATTTGGAGACAACCCCTGAAGTTCAGTTTTGAGGACCTCACCCCGGGTCAAGGAAAAGGCCCTGACCCTGGATGTTTGCTTGCTCTtcatctcctcttttctttccaggTCGAGAATACAGCTCTTCTCGAAGGTAAGGAAGCCCAAGACCCTCCACTTTCTGGGAAGTGACACTTGTCCTTTGATGGGAGGTCCTGGCTCTCATTCCTCCAGCCTCACCCTGTACCCACCTCCCGTTGGAGGGGCTGGTCTCATCACTTGGGGAACATCCCTCCCTCCACAGACAAGTGCTCCGATCACTGAAGCCTCCATGGCCCCAGGTGTGTCGATGTGTATACACCCCATTCTCACggcccctccctttctccttccaggCGCTCAAGGTCCCGATCCCGAAGCCCCCATTACCGACATTAGGCAGaagagggaggggtggggaggacaAGGGGGTGGGGTAAGGGGCTGAAGCTGTGATGCTGCTGGTTTTATCTCTAGTGAAATAAAGTCAAAAGTTATTTAATTCCCATCACCTGCCTCAGTGTCATCTGTGTGATTGGTGCAGGGCTCTCCCACCCCAGGGCCCACTGGCCAGCAGAGCCAGCTGGGAGGGTGCTTGGGTTTACAGGCCAGGTGCCAGTGCTGCCTGTGTGGCACATCTTGCCCACATCTGATGGCTAAGTGGCAGGCCCCTGTTCATCAGAACCTGCCATGGCTCAGTGAGGCCTGCTCAGGAGGCCAGGGCACAGTCCCAAGGGAGAGGGCCCAGACCTGCCCGCAGGTGTGGACACAGGGTGTCGGCCCAGCATGTCCCGCATGGGCCCCTTTGCCTGGGGCCTCTGGCGACAGGTCCAGGCCTCTCCCCGCCCTCGCCTTGGCCCCTGCCCTGGCCTCGCCCGCACCAGGAACTGGGAGTGCGGCTTTCTGTGCCAATCCTGCTGCGCCGCAGGCACTGGGGGCTGGCCGTTCCCTCACCCCCTCACTCCAAACCGGTCTGTCCAGCCGTCCACCCCAAGGAGGGGAAGCCTCCTGCCCCACCTCAGCACCCCAAGAAAGCCAGAGTCCAAACGAGTGTAAATAAAAGGGGAAATTTACTTGGAAAAGGGGGCAAAAACAGGAGGTCAACAAGTGTTGGTGGCGGTGCCAGGGACAGTGGCGGcctttcctgggctcaggcctcCCCGGCCGCCTCCGGGTGCTTCTGCCGGAGATGTTTGTCCAGGGTGGCTCGCAGGCCGAAGGGCACATGGCAGTGAGGGCACTCGAAGCGGGTGCTGCCAGGCGTCATGCCGTGCATGCGGCGGTGGCGGTTGAGCTTGCTGCTCTGGGCGCAGGCGTAGTTGCAGAGCTCACAGGTGTAGGGGCGCTCCCCGGTGTGCGAGCGCCGATGCACCGTCAAGTTGCTGCTGTTGGTAAAATGCTTCCCACAGAACTCACAGCTGCCCCCGGGCCCACGGCTCTTGCCCCCTGACTTGGGCATCTTTTTCGGTGATGCCTTCTGGCTGTTTGCAGGGTCAGTTCTCTGTTCTGTGGTGATGGCTCCCCAAGTGTCTCCACCAGGGCCGGCTTGAGCCCCACTGCCAGGAGCCCCGGGTTCTTGGACACCTGCTGTGGCGGCGGCTCCAGCCCCCTCACCACTGCTGCATGGGAGGGTGCTGGCGGGGGCAGCGGCATGGGCAGCCGGCTCCGGAGGGGCCGCAGAGGTCTGCTCCTGGCTGGTGTCGGCCATGAGGGGGCTCTGGGGCGGCACCTGCCGGTGGGTCTTCTTGTGGCGGTTGAGCTTGCTGCTTTGGGCGCAGGCATAGGGACACTGGTCGCAAGCATAGGGCCGCTCGCCTGTGTGCGAGCGCATGTGCACTTTGAGGTTGCTGAAGGAGCTGAGGGTCTTCTTGCACACGGGACAGGTGGGGCTCCGCCGGGTGAGGCCGCTGCTACTTGCACGGGGGCTCTTGGCCTCAGCTGCTGGCCCCACCACTGCCGACACGGCTGCGGCCACCTCGGCCAGGCCCAGGAGCGGGGCCTCCGGGGCCTCTGATTCTGTCTGGTAGATGGACAGTCCGTGGTCCCACTGGGCGTGACGCAGCAGCTTCCAGGCCACTGTGAACTGTTTGCCACAGCGCAGGCAGCTCAAGGCCTTTCGCTCCTCTCGTTCTGGTAAGAAAAAGAGGCAGAGTGTTAGTGCGGAGAGGAAGGAGTCATGGGGGTTGCAGTTCACAGCTGCCAGCTGGACACCTTCTGTGGGACAGGCACTCCTGCAGGGGCCAAGGACTTGGCAGTAACAAGACACACACACTCCGGAAGGACAAGGAAGCTGATGCTCAGAGGAGTGGACACGAAAAATCTGTGGAGTGGGTGCTGAGTACCTGAGGCTTTGTGtttgaaaaccattttttttttttggagacagagtctcgctctgttgcctgggctggagtgcaatggcggatCTTGGCTCaatacaagctctgcctcctgggttcacgccattctcccgcctcagcctcctgagtagctgggattacaggcgcccgccaccatgcccggctaatttttgtatttttattagagacagggtttcaacgtgttagccaggatgggaaaaccatttttttaaagatagtctcactctgtcacccaggctggggtgcggtggtgcaatctcagctcactgcaacctccacctcccggattcaagctattctcatgcctcagcctcccgagtagttcggattacaggcgcctgccaccacgcctggctaatttttgtatttttagtagagatggggtttcaccatattggccaggctggtctcaaactctccacctcaagtgatcctcccaccttggcctcccaaagtgctgggattacaggcctgagccactgcgctagGCCATGTGTTTGAAAACCTTTTGAAAAGTtaagttggctgggcgcagtggttcaagcctgtaatcccaacacttcgggaggccaaggcaagcggatcacgaggtcaggagatcaagaccatcctggctaacatggtgaaaccctgtctctactaaaagtacaaaaaattagccgggcctgtagtcccagctacttgggaggctgaggcaggagaatggcgtgaacccaggaggcggagcttgcagtgagccgagatcgcgccactgcactccagcccaggcaacagagtgagactctgtctcaaaaaaaaaaaaaagttacgttAATTCAGTGAGCGCTTCCTAAATGCTAGGTGCTGAGCCATGGCTCATAGCCCAGCTTTCCCTCAGGACAGGAAAATAAGATCTCCATTTTCcagataggaaaactgaggcacagagaggcattTTCCCAGGGTGGCACAGCTTGGAAGGGGTAAAGCTGGGATTTCAATCCAGACtactgggggagggggagagggcaGAACGAggcttgcttttttttgctttaaattttgaatttagtattttttaaagagacggggccctgctacgttgcccaggctattcttgaacttaTGGCCTGAGGTAATCCTTGCACcccagcccctcaaagtgctgggattacaggcatgagccaccatgtccagctgggAACAGAGGTTTTTGAATAAGATTTTTGGTTTAggtcgggctcagtggctcatatctgtaatcccagcactttgggaggctgaagcgggtggatctcttgaggtcaggggtttgaaaccagcctggccaacacgatgaaaccctgtctctactaaaaatacaaaatagccaggcgtggtgacgggcacctgtaatcccagccacttgggaggttaaggcaggagaatcgcttgaacccaagaggcagaggttgcagtgagccaagatcctaccactgcactccagcctgggtgacaaaagcgagattctgtctcaaaaaaaaataaataaaataaaaggaattttggtttaataataataatttttaaagtaattgagatagccgggcgtggtggctcatgcctgtaattccagcacttcaggaggccgagacaggcggatcacctgaggtcaggagtttgacacactagcctggtcaacatggtgaaaccctgtctctaccaaaaatacaaacactcGCCAGccacggtggtgcacgcctgtagtcccagctacctggagggcTGAGgccgaatcacttgaacctgggagacggaggttgcagtgagctgagattgtgccacagcactctagcatgggtgacagagtaagactccgcctcaaaataataataataataatggggaTAGCTACAGAGAAAGCTTAGTGGCCACATAGTAAACAGGTGGTAGTGACCTGGGTTCCCCACCCTCTACATGGATCTCAAATTCACAGCCCCCAAACCTGAACTTGGATTTTTATCTGGACCTTTGGGGTACTCTCAGAGGACACTTCCTAGCTGAACTGCCTTTCCATTTTTCAAATTCTAGAGTCTTGCATGAGACAACCTTTGTGATATAACCAGTCCCGGGTGAAGAACACAGGCCTGGCCTGCATTCAAATGCAGACTTCTCTGCTccctagttgtgtgaccttgggcaagacatAGTCGTCTGTGTGCCTCAGTTGCTAGAATTCAGGGACCCTAGAGATCCCCTCCCTTTCAAGGGTGGCTGTGACCTCGCTTGGGGGAATGGTTGAGAGCTTAGATCCACATAAGCGCTCAAACTGCAGAGCCTGTGAAACCAAGGTGTCCACGATTCTCCAAGCCCTGCAGTGGTTTGTTCCAGCAATTCTATCACAGCCCCTCGCTCGCTCGCTCACTCACTCACTCGCCAGGCCACTCTCCATGCTCCAACTCTAAAGCCGATTCAATCAGTCACAAgcccctcctctctcccaccaCCAGACCCTCCCTGGCCCAACCCTAAATAATTCCACTTCTCAAAAGTCTCAGGAGGGCAAGGGGCGGGGGCTGGAAATTAGGTTTGGATTAAGCCCTGCGGCCAACACTGACCAAAAGCTCACCGAGGGTCAAGTGCCATGTGAAGGATTTTAATTCCCTCCCAAGAGGAGGAACCCTGGTGTCCAGCACCCGGGAGCTCGCTCAAACCAGGGGATTCCCACCACGCAGTGCTGGGAGATTCCATCACCAAGGGAAGCCAGAAGCCCCTTCCCTGGCTCCGAACAGTTAGCTGTACTAGCACCTCAATCAGAATTGACAGGAGGAGGTGGCAACCTCCCCATTCCAGCTGGCCTCCACTCCCCCTCCCCCCGGGCCACTGCCCTCCCCAGAGGTCCCCCCCTACTGCCACCCTGGTCCAGCCACCTGGCCAGTTATTTCTGGCCAAGGGGAAGGAGAAGTGAAACCaggttggggtgtgtgtgtggggggcaaAATCCCGGGCTAGTCTTCTGGGGCTGGCCACACCCTGTAGGCGgccccctccttccctgcccaACCCCCCTTGCCCCCacttcccaccaccaccactagtCCCTGCCTCAGGACGGGCAGGCCCTGGCCACGCCTAGGCTGCACTCGATGGGAAGCGAGAAAGGGGAAGTAGTGCTCAGTGCCCTGCCGTCCAGCCCAGTCCCTCTCCAGCAGGAAGCCTGGCCCTTGAACTTGAGAGGGGGACTGCACCCGGCTTTACTCACCTGAGCCCTGGCCGCCGCTGGGGCCTCTGAAGAGCTGACAGCCCAGCTTCTTGTGGTCCATGAAGGCAGTGATGGCCTCCAACGGGAAGGTCTGCAGGCAGCGGCCGCAGGTCAACAGATCTGGGTGTTTGTCGGTCCAGGGCTGGCGGTCTGCAGGGAGGAAGCGGGTGGTGAGCGTGGGGTGGGGCCAGGATGGGGCTGAGGGTGCCGAAGGAGAGGGGAAACCGAAGGTCAGAAGGGAGCCTGGGGGGCAGGACCCGGCGAAAGAGATAAGGCAGGGCGAGGGGCCCATGCCCAAAGGGAGGGGTCCCACCCGAGGGTCAAAGGTAAgggaggctgggcccagggcccggGGCGCTCACCAGGAAGGTTCGGGGTCAGCGGTGTCCACAGAGTCCACGGGTTCCGCGCGCCGAGGGCGAGAAGGGCGGCCCCGGCGGGCATGGGGCCAGAGGAGTGGTGGGGTTCGCCGCCGAACCGCCCCGCCGAGGACACCTCCTTCGGGGAGAAGGACCCCAGccctggggcctgttggggcCGCGCGTCTGGCTCGGGCTTGAGTTCGATGACGAGGTCCTGCATTTCCATCTCGTCGTCCGGGTTGGCTGCGGGCGCGGGCTCTACTCGGCGGGGCGCGCTGCCGGCCTTGCGGCGGGACATGAGTCGCGGGCCGGGCGAGCGGGCgagcgggcgggcgggcggagGACGCACAAGCGGAGGACGCGCGGACCGTGCGCGCTCAGGTGAGTGACTGCGGCGACCCGCTGCGAACTCTTACACGTGCTGGCCGGGCCCGTGGCTCCGCCTACCAGGGCGGGGCCTGATGGGAGGGGACCAAGCCGCGCTGCTGGGGCCCTGCCGGCGGCCTAACTCAATCTAGGCAGTGCCCCCTGCGCTTGGCTTAGTGACCAAATTTAATCACACCGAATTCCCACAAGGCATTGAAACAGCTATCCCTGATCCCATTTTAGGGCGGGTGAAACTGAGGCACGGGATGCCCACACACACCTCCAAGCGAGAAAATAGTCGGTCACGTTTGTTATTAGGTGCTTAATAGTAATCTGGGCTATTCCATTAAATTCATtacaataaaaattcattttgcaaGCATTCACTGAGTGCCTCCTGTGCGCCAGACTCTGTTTGAAGCACTGGGAATACAGGAGGGAACAAACAGACGATAATGTTTGCCTGCACGGAGTTTAGACGGTGGGAGAAGACACTATAaacataattatgtaaaatatagatgGCCCTTGATGATGACCAGTGCCATGGagcaaaagaaagctggaaaggCGGAGAGGGTTACTGGGGTTGAGGGATTCAATTTTCTCCCCTGTGCTGGGAAAGGGCATGGTGGATCTGAGGTTGGAGGGAAGAAAGCCAGCTAGTGGACCTGGGCGTTGAGGAATTACAAGGAAAGGGAGAGGCAATACGGGTTGGGAATTGAGTTCAGTGAAAAAATGGGGGCAGATCCAAGCAATCTTTTGATCGCTTTAAGGTCTTTTGGTTTTCCTGAGACTGGAGCCTtgggagggttttgagcagaggaggacTGTAATCATACACATCAACTCTGTTCCTAGACCAGGAGTCGCCATTAAAATCAAATAGCCAAGCAGTTCACCTGCCTCCACTCCGCCTCCTTGAACTTCCCTCCCCTAAGCAGTTCTCTCTGCTCACTGTTTGAAGTGGCATTGACACCCTGCCCCACCCTCAATCCCTGATGAGTATTCTTTTCTTCCTGGCACCGACCGCATGGCAGTATAGAACTGCTTGTGGACTGTCCTCTCCCCCACCCAATGCAAGCCCCCTGAGGTCAGGGCCAGAACTGGTCCTCCCCCAGCTGTCCCCAGCCCAGATGCTGATTTCAGATGCTGATCTCTTGGAGTTCTGCATTGTTATTCAGGTCGGGGCTCCATTGTCCTCCTGAGAGCAGAGGGCCCTGACCAACAGTATCTAAAGTAGCCCCACCCTGCTGAAGGCCTTGCAAATTACACTCCATGACCTCCATCTGTCCCCAGTTCCCTCTTGGATCTCACTTCTCCATCTGTCAAAGGAGGTAGGGCAGGTTGGAACTAGAAGGTTATCTGAAGTGGTTTCTTCTTCAATCCTGCCTCCTCTGAtcaccctttttttaaaaaaagtaatttttaaattttcaaaaaaaaaatttttttaaatagagacagggacttgctttgttgccctggttggtctgaaactcttggcttgaagcgatcttcctgcttcagcgtcccaaagtgctgagattacagatgtgagacactgcactcagcctcagACCACCCAATTTTAAGTTCCATGGAACTCAGCCACCCACTATCCCATTGCccttattttactctttttttttttttttttttttgagatggagttttactcttgttgcccaggctggagtgcaatggcacgatctcagctcactgcaacctccacctccgggttcaagcgattctcctgcctgagcctccggagtagctgggattacaggcgcccggctaatttttgtatttttagtagagacagggtttcaccatgttggccaggctggtctcgaactcctgacctcaggtgatccacccgcctcagcctcccaaagagctggaattacaggcgtcaaccaccgtgcccggcctattttattctttttttttttttttttttttttttttgagacggagccttgctctgtcgcctgggctggagtgcagtggcctgatctcagctcactgcaagctccgcctcccgggtttacgccattctcctgcctcagcctccggagtagctgggactacaggcggccgccacctcgcccggctagttttttgtatttttagtagagacggggtttcaccgggttagccaggatggtctggatctcctgacctcgtgatccgcccgtctcggcctcccaaagtgctgggattacaggcttgagccaccgcgtccggctattttattctttatacatCACTTTGATCAAACCCTGAAGGATCTTGTTTACATATTTGCTCGTTTTACCCTATTCTGTCCCTTCTACCCCCACTAGAACGTAGGTTCTAGAAGGCAGGATGGGAATCTGTCCTGTTCATAAATACAGCCCCTACTCGTTCATAGttaagtcaacaaatatttattgggcacctactatgtgcctgatGATATtctttcaacag from Rhinopithecus roxellana isolate Shanxi Qingling chromosome 12, ASM756505v1, whole genome shotgun sequence encodes:
- the ZNF296 gene encoding zinc finger protein 296, which gives rise to MSRRKAGSAPRRVEPAPAANPDDEMEMQDLVIELKPEPDARPQQAPGLGSFSPKEVSSAGRFGGEPHHSSGPMPAGAALLALGARNPWTLWTPLTPNLPDRQPWTDKHPDLLTCGRCLQTFPLEAITAFMDHKKLGCQLFRGPSGGQGSEREERKALSCLRCGKQFTVAWKLLRHAQWDHGLSIYQTESEAPEAPLLGLAEVAAAVSAVVGPAAEAKSPRASSSGLTRRSPTCPVCKKTLSSFSNLKVHMRSHTGERPYACDQCPYACAQSSKLNRHKKTHRQVPPQSPLMADTSQEQTSAAPPEPAAHAAAPASTLPCSSGEGAGAAATAGVQEPGAPGSGAQAGPGGDTWGAITTEQRTDPANSQKASPKKMPKSGGKSRGPGGSCEFCGKHFTNSSNLTVHRRSHTGERPYTCELCNYACAQSSKLNRHRRMHGMTPGSTRFECPHCHVPFGLRATLDKHLRQKHPEAAGEA